One Pelomicrobium methylotrophicum genomic window carries:
- a CDS encoding acetyl-CoA carboxylase carboxyltransferase subunit alpha — MKQTFLDFEQPIAELEARIEELRFVQDDSALDISEEIRRLQEKSQRLTKEIYSKLTAWQIAQVARHPQRPYTLDYIQGLFTDFVELHGDRAFADDPAIVGGLARFGGQSVVVIGHQKGRDTKEKIHRNFGMPRPEGYRKALRLMLLAEKFGLPVFTFIDTPGAYPGIGAEERGQSEAIGRNIYVMARLKTPVICTIIGEGGSGGALAIAVGDAILMLQYAIYSVISPEGCASILWKSAEKAPEAAETLGITATRLKALGLIDRVVTEPLGGAHRDPQAAIQNLKRALQDTLRQLQHQALDDLLKARFERLMGYGKFKEVEA, encoded by the coding sequence ATGAAACAGACGTTTCTCGATTTCGAGCAGCCCATCGCCGAGCTGGAAGCCCGCATCGAGGAGCTGCGCTTCGTACAAGACGATTCGGCGCTCGACATCTCGGAGGAGATCCGGCGGCTTCAGGAAAAAAGCCAACGGCTCACCAAGGAGATCTACTCCAAGCTGACGGCGTGGCAAATCGCCCAGGTGGCGCGGCATCCCCAGCGCCCCTACACGCTCGATTACATCCAGGGCCTATTCACCGACTTCGTGGAGCTGCACGGCGACCGGGCTTTTGCCGACGATCCGGCCATCGTGGGGGGGCTTGCCCGTTTCGGCGGACAGTCGGTGGTGGTGATCGGGCACCAGAAAGGGCGCGACACCAAGGAAAAGATCCACCGCAACTTCGGCATGCCCCGGCCGGAGGGTTACCGCAAGGCGCTGCGGCTCATGCTGCTGGCGGAGAAGTTCGGCTTGCCGGTGTTTACCTTCATCGACACGCCGGGCGCCTATCCGGGCATCGGCGCCGAGGAGCGGGGGCAGTCCGAGGCCATCGGCCGCAATATCTACGTCATGGCGCGGTTGAAAACCCCGGTCATCTGCACCATCATCGGCGAGGGTGGCTCGGGCGGGGCGCTTGCCATCGCCGTGGGCGACGCGATCTTGATGCTGCAATACGCGATTTACTCCGTGATCTCGCCGGAGGGCTGTGCCTCCATCCTGTGGAAGAGCGCCGAAAAGGCACCAGAGGCGGCGGAAACGCTGGGGATCACCGCCACCCGGCTCAAGGCGCTGGGGCTGATCGACCGTGTCGTCACCGAACCCCTCGGAGGCGCTCACCGGGACCCCCAGGCCGCCATTCAGAATCTGAAACGGGCGCTCCAGGACACGTTGCGGCAACTGCAGCACCAGGCCCTTGATGACCTGCTCAAGGCCCGCTTCGAGCGGCTCATGGGCTATGGCAAGTTCAAGGAAGTGGAGGCCTGA
- the tilS gene encoding tRNA lysidine(34) synthetase TilS, producing MASSRKWRPDPLDAARAALARHAAPGSRLALGLSGGLDSVVLLDILCTLAGPLRFHLSAIHVHHGLSPRADEWAQFCAELCRARGVELTTAKVAVDPASGQGLEAAAREARYRAFAQVDADYVVLAHHRDDQAETLLLQLLRGAGPAGLAAMPVAGAPRPCAGPRLLRPLLAVPRSALEDYAQARALAWVEDDSNADLHRDRNFVRHRVVPLLEEHFPGARETLARACALQAEAARLQEALARVDGAGAVGPERLCLGRLRELDAARARNLLRHFLAWHGVPPLSARRLEEALRQLLEARRDAAVAVPLDGRQLRRYRDTAWLVTPVPLPAGTQTGIQWRGERWLPLPWGGVIELEPTKGVGISAARLRQGAVMVRLRQGGERLQPDCRRPRRTLKNLLQEACIPPWERDGLPLLTCDGEVVWVPGLGVDCRYRCSPWEDGVNPRWVRS from the coding sequence ATGGCAAGTTCAAGGAAGTGGAGGCCTGACCCGCTCGATGCCGCGCGCGCCGCGCTGGCCCGCCACGCGGCGCCGGGCTCGCGCCTGGCCTTGGGCTTGAGCGGGGGCCTCGATTCCGTGGTCCTGCTCGACATTCTCTGCACCCTCGCTGGCCCGCTTCGCTTTCACCTGTCGGCGATCCACGTCCATCACGGCCTGAGCCCCCGGGCGGATGAGTGGGCGCAGTTCTGCGCCGAACTCTGCCGCGCCCGAGGGGTCGAGTTGACCACGGCAAAGGTGGCCGTCGACCCCGCTTCGGGGCAGGGGCTGGAGGCGGCAGCGCGGGAGGCCAGGTACCGGGCGTTCGCGCAAGTCGACGCGGACTACGTGGTGCTGGCGCACCATCGGGACGATCAGGCGGAGACGCTGCTCTTGCAGCTTCTGCGCGGCGCTGGCCCCGCCGGGCTGGCAGCGATGCCGGTGGCGGGTGCACCGAGGCCGTGCGCCGGGCCGCGTCTGCTGCGGCCGCTCCTGGCCGTGCCGCGCAGCGCCCTTGAGGACTACGCCCAGGCGCGGGCGCTGGCATGGGTGGAGGACGACAGCAACGCCGACCTCCACCGCGATCGCAATTTTGTCCGCCATCGGGTGGTGCCGCTGCTGGAGGAGCATTTCCCGGGGGCGCGAGAGACCTTGGCGCGGGCCTGCGCCCTGCAGGCGGAAGCGGCCCGCCTCCAGGAGGCCCTGGCCCGCGTCGATGGGGCGGGCGCCGTGGGGCCAGAGCGCCTTTGCCTGGGCCGGTTGCGCGAGCTGGACGCGGCCCGAGCCCGCAACCTGCTGCGCCATTTCCTCGCCTGGCACGGGGTGCCACCCTTGAGCGCCCGGCGCTTGGAAGAGGCGCTGCGACAGTTGCTGGAGGCGCGTCGAGACGCAGCGGTGGCGGTGCCCTTGGACGGCCGACAGTTGCGGCGCTATCGCGATACCGCCTGGCTCGTGACCCCCGTTCCATTGCCCGCCGGGACGCAGACCGGGATTCAATGGCGCGGCGAGCGCTGGCTGCCGCTGCCCTGGGGAGGGGTGATCGAGCTCGAACCTACGAAGGGAGTCGGCATCAGCGCCGCCCGGTTGCGGCAGGGAGCCGTCATGGTGAGGTTGCGCCAGGGCGGGGAACGCCTTCAGCCCGACTGCAGGCGTCCTCGCCGCACGCTCAAAAACCTGCTGCAGGAAGCCTGCATCCCGCCCTGGGAGCGCGATGGGTTGCCGCTTCTGACCTGCGACGGGGAAGTGGTGTGGGTGCCGGGACTGGGGGTCGACTGCCGCTACCGGTGCAGCCCTTGGGAGGACGGGGTGAACCCTCGCTGGGTTCGGAGCTGA
- the ndk gene encoding nucleoside-diphosphate kinase: MAIERTLSIIKPDAVNKNIIGKIYSRFESNGLKIVAAKMVYLSEREAEGFYAVHRERPFFRDLVKFMTSGPVMVQVLEGENAIAKNRDLMGATDPKKAAPGTIRADFASSIDANAVHGSDSPETAAVEIAYFFPSSEIYSR; the protein is encoded by the coding sequence ATGGCTATCGAGCGTACATTGTCGATCATCAAACCGGATGCAGTGAACAAAAACATCATTGGCAAGATCTATTCCCGCTTCGAGTCGAACGGGTTGAAAATCGTGGCGGCGAAGATGGTGTACCTGTCGGAGCGGGAGGCGGAAGGCTTCTACGCCGTGCACCGGGAGCGCCCGTTTTTCCGGGACCTGGTGAAGTTCATGACCTCCGGACCGGTCATGGTCCAGGTGCTGGAGGGGGAGAACGCCATTGCCAAGAACCGCGACCTGATGGGGGCGACTGACCCCAAGAAGGCGGCGCCAGGGACCATCCGGGCGGATTTCGCCTCCTCCATCGACGCGAATGCGGTCCACGGCTCGGACAGCCCGGAGACTGCCGCGGTCGAGATCGCCTACTTCTTCCCGAGTTCCGAGATCTACTCGCGCTAA
- the rlmN gene encoding 23S rRNA (adenine(2503)-C(2))-methyltransferase RlmN, translated as MAVNLLDLSPAELRSFLVGLGEKPFRARQLLRWIHRRGEARFDAMSDLAKPLRERLAELATIRVPEVVNEQRSPDGTIKWLLQVGHGNAIETVYIPETGRGTLCVSSQVGCALECRFCATGRQGFNRNLTTAEIIGQLWWANKALRGQGSAERPITNVVLMGMGEPLLNFDHVVRALDLMLDDDGYGLSRRRVTLSTSGIVPAIDRLRERCPVALAVSLHAPDDELRNQLVPINRKYPLKALMAACRRYVEAGENAGCGEAAPAPHKWQRPGAPRDFVTFEYVMLAGVNDSLSHAEALIELTRDVPCKFNLIPFNPFPDAGYETSPAPVIAAFRDRLMAAGRVATVRKTRGELIDAACGQLAGQVTDRTRRRQRRALEAVH; from the coding sequence ATGGCCGTTAACTTGCTCGATCTCAGCCCAGCGGAACTGAGGAGCTTCCTCGTCGGTCTCGGAGAAAAACCGTTCCGCGCCCGCCAGCTCTTGCGCTGGATTCACCGGCGGGGGGAGGCGCGGTTTGACGCCATGAGCGATCTTGCCAAGCCTTTGCGAGAGCGCCTGGCCGAGCTGGCGACCATTCGGGTGCCCGAGGTGGTGAACGAGCAGCGTTCCCCGGATGGCACGATCAAGTGGCTGCTCCAGGTGGGGCACGGAAACGCCATCGAGACGGTGTACATCCCGGAGACTGGGCGCGGCACCTTGTGCGTCTCGAGCCAGGTGGGTTGCGCCCTCGAATGCCGGTTCTGCGCGACGGGACGGCAAGGCTTCAACCGCAACCTGACCACGGCCGAGATCATCGGGCAGTTGTGGTGGGCCAACAAAGCGCTGAGAGGGCAGGGGAGTGCCGAGCGGCCGATCACCAACGTGGTGCTGATGGGCATGGGGGAGCCTCTGCTCAATTTCGATCATGTGGTGCGCGCCCTGGATCTCATGCTGGACGACGACGGCTACGGGTTATCCCGCCGCCGCGTGACGCTGTCCACCTCGGGGATCGTGCCGGCGATCGACCGGCTGCGGGAGCGCTGTCCGGTCGCGCTGGCGGTCTCGCTGCACGCGCCCGACGACGAGCTGCGCAACCAGCTGGTGCCCATCAACCGCAAATACCCCTTAAAAGCGCTGATGGCGGCGTGTCGCCGCTACGTGGAAGCGGGGGAAAACGCGGGCTGCGGCGAGGCGGCGCCTGCGCCGCACAAGTGGCAACGCCCGGGGGCGCCCCGGGATTTCGTCACCTTCGAGTACGTGATGCTGGCGGGCGTCAACGATAGCCTCAGCCACGCCGAAGCGCTGATCGAGCTCACCCGGGACGTGCCATGCAAGTTCAACCTGATCCCGTTCAATCCTTTCCCGGACGCCGGCTACGAAACCTCACCGGCGCCGGTGATCGCCGCCTTTCGGGACCGCCTGATGGCGGCTGGGCGGGTGGCCACCGTGCGCAAGACCCGGGGCGAGCTGATCGACGCGGCCTGTGGTCAGCTGGCCGGGCAGGTGACGGACCGCACCCGCCGCCGGCAGCGGCGCGCCCTGGAGGCGGTTCATTGA